CTAAGTATAAGATGAAAATCAGATCGATGGGCAATTGCTATTGAAGATTAATGAAATTTACCCGTGCACATGCTTGGCCATTTTGGCGAAATTCTCATTGACCACCAGCATTTTTTGCTCGTCGCGTGAGGTACCAAATTCGCTGGTCACCAGCGCCTTGTTCAGCTGCTGTTGACCACTTGCCTGTATGCGGCGTCCGTTGTAGTAGGCACCTTGGCCACGGCGGGCCGTAAAGCGCTGCTCCAGAATGGGATTGTAAACGATGCCAATTTCGGTGACCTTATTCACCTTGAGGCCAACGGAAATGCATGAGTGCGGAAATGCATGCACAAAGTTCATTGTGCCGTCCACTGGATCGATTATCCAGGTGGGCGCATCGGTCAGCTTTTTGACACCGCCTTCGGAGCTGCTCTCCTCCTCGCCAATGAAcctggaaaatatatattacgcATTTCGCTTTTCATTCGAGTCGCATGCGGCTACTTGTGATCTGGGAAATGCTGACGAATGCCATCCATGAGCAATTTCTCCACATCCTGATCGGTTTGAGTGACCAAGTCAATGTCTCCGGACTTGCACACAAACTCTTGCCGGGTCTCATTGTTGCGGGCAATCAGCTGTGCAAAGAGCcttgtaaattattttattatgccGAAGACTGGCACACAAAATGAACTCACTCGACCCGCCTCTGTGACCAGGTTGTTGATGATCTCGAAGCACTTGCCCAAATCTACGCTGTCTGCCATTGAATGTATGTTtccgtttatttttttcacgTCTAGTTGATTGCAAATGCGTAATTAGATTAAGCTTGTGGAAGACAAATGAATGCACGCAGTTCTACAGCTGTTTGTCCAGTGCTGTAAAACTGTGCAAAAATTACAAGTCTGCATTCACAGTGCAGTTCACAGTGCAGTTCACAATGAGGTTGCGGTGTGACGATACAAACTTATCGATAGTAATCGACATTTGATTTGAAGCAAAAGGAAAGCAACCGTTATTCGTGTACCAAAATGTTTACTGGTTTACATGCATTTTGATGGAGTTAAACTCTTGATGAGCAGCTGGTTCATTTGCTTGAGCTATCGAATATTACGGTATGCTGAACTGTCCGAATCTAATGATAAGCTGGTATCGGAGAACTCTGTTTGCGCAGTGAAATCCTTTGTTAGGGGCTCACTCTCCACTCTTGACTCATCATCCCGCGGCTTCGGATAGTTTTGGACGAGCTCGATGGACAGAGCCTTGGCAAGTGGCGCTGTGGCAGCGGCCAGTACGCGACGTGACATAATATCCACCGCGCCGCCAGCAGGATCTATGACAGTGCCGCCCGCCTCGGTGACAAGCAGATTGCCAGCCGCCATGTCCCACACATGTAAGCCGAAGAAGTAGAACCCATCTGCCACACCAGAAGCAATCATGGCCAGGCCCATGGCGGAGGAGCCAATTGAACGTAAGCTGCAGGCAAAATTGAACTTGGTTGGATTGACACACTTTACATTTAACCGTAAACTTACGCGTGGGTTTTCCTTATGAGCCGCTTGGCGTTCTCCATGGATGCAGAGGTACGGGATTCGTGCATGCCAGAGCTGTACTCCTGCAAAATCATGGCACTTTTGAGGCTCTCCTGGCCGCTGGTTCTTATCGGCTCGTCATTTAGCTGGGCGCCTTTGCCCTTTCGCGCCGTATAAAACTCCTGCAAGGCCGGATTAAACACAATCCCAAAGGCGGTTTCCTTATCAATAAGCAGCGCCACCGAGATGCAATAGTAGGGAAAATGATGAACGAAATTCATGGTGCCGTCGATGGGGTCTATAATCCAGGTGGGCTCATTGGTGAGCGTCACCTGGCGCGATTCCGTCTGGGAAACCGCCTCCTCGGCGATTACTCTGTGAAAGGATGCAATTATTAAATCAGCTGGCCTTGCGGCTTACTTGTTTTTGGCTTACTTGTGCTCGGGATACTTTTCCAAAATTGCCTTTGTTAGCATATCCTCGATTTCTGTGTCGGCGCGCGTGTTCAGATCCTTCTCGTGATCCTTGGTGGTAAACGAAAGCCGCTCCTTGTTGGAATTTAACGCGACGGCACCTGCCTTCCGCACCAAGGCCACGGCGAATGCATAGCATTCGTCCAAATTCAATGCAGGCTTCTCCTCCTTAACTGGTTCTGGCGGTGCTGCCGGCGGTGCTGTCGGCGGTGCTGCCGGCACTGCTGCCGGTGCTGGCGGCTCTTTTGCGGGCTCTTCCTCATCCGTATAGAGATTACCCGAGGTATTTGTGGTCTTTGACGCGTATTCCTTTGACGGATCGAACGTGACGTCGGTATTGGTGAATTTGGAGACCGCTTTCATTTTATCCTTatttgctgctggtggtggaACGGGTGCAGCGGCTGGAGCGGGTGCAGCGGGTGCAGCTGGCGGAGCAGCGAGAGGAGCAGCGGATGCAGCGGGTGTAGCGAGTGCAGCAGGTGCAGCAGGTGCAGCAGGTGGAGCAGCAGGCGGACCAGGTGGAGGTGCAGACGTATTAAAGCTGGTAACTTGATTAGGGCCCTCTTTGACGGGCTTGGCCGGCGCGGGT
The sequence above is a segment of the Drosophila virilis strain 15010-1051.87 chromosome 3, Dvir_AGI_RSII-ME, whole genome shotgun sequence genome. Coding sequences within it:
- the LOC6623834 gene encoding inositol monophosphatase 1, with amino-acid sequence MADSVDLGKCFEIINNLVTEAGRLIARNNETRQEFVCKSGDIDLVTQTDQDVEKLLMDGIRQHFPDHKFIGEEESSSEGGVKKLTDAPTWIIDPVDGTMNFVHAFPHSCISVGLKVNKVTEIGIVYNPILEQRFTARRGQGAYYNGRRIQASGQQQLNKALVTSEFGTSRDEQKMLVVNENFAKMAKHVHGLRVLGSAALNMAMVALGAADANYEFGIHAWDVCAGDLIVREAGGVVIDPAGGDFDIMSRRVLAAATPQLAQELSKVLTQYHPQPRYD
- the LOC6623890 gene encoding uncharacterized protein, producing the protein MVDEKKGAESPNPKLPEREVLENAATSYGLEDHEATAQDPRVNELQKSRSMSMRKSLTPSTRLGPTSKPVSRSASYARISQSREEPHPAPKAKEAPAAEQPAEHIAKNAARNYGLEDHKANIQDPRVANMHVSREKARVIESREGLTPILESTSKTIEPAPAKPVKEGPNQVTSFNTSAPPPGPPAAPPAAPAAPAALATPAASAAPLAAPPAAPAAPAPAAAPVPPPAANKDKMKAVSKFTNTDVTFDPSKEYASKTTNTSGNLYTDEEEPAKEPPAPAAVPAAPPTAPPAAPPEPVKEEKPALNLDECYAFAVALVRKAGAVALNSNKERLSFTTKDHEKDLNTRADTEIEDMLTKAILEKYPEHKVIAEEAVSQTESRQVTLTNEPTWIIDPIDGTMNFVHHFPYYCISVALLIDKETAFGIVFNPALQEFYTARKGKGAQLNDEPIRTSGQESLKSAMILQEYSSGMHESRTSASMENAKRLIRKTHALRSIGSSAMGLAMIASGVADGFYFFGLHVWDMAAGNLLVTEAGGTVIDPAGGAVDIMSRRVLAAATAPLAKALSIELVQNYPKPRDDESRVESEPLTKDFTAQTEFSDTSLSLDSDSSAYRNIR